A single window of Dermacentor albipictus isolate Rhodes 1998 colony chromosome 1, USDA_Dalb.pri_finalv2, whole genome shotgun sequence DNA harbors:
- the Chrac-14 gene encoding DNA polymerase epsilon subunit 3: MAERPEDLNLPLSVVTRIVKDALPDGVNVSKEARAALAKAASVFVLYTTSCANNFALKSKRKTVTGSDIISAMEEMEFESFIDTLSGNLEQFRQGKTKKDANRAKKQQGVGDLVSAGDTEMGDDCEVDPGDEAS; encoded by the coding sequence ATGGCAGAGCGGCCTGAAGATCTCAACTTGCCTCTCTCTGTTGTTACTCGCATCGTCAAAGACGCCCTTCCAGATGGCGTCAACGTTTCGAAGGAAGCACGGGCAGCGTTGGCCAAAGCGGCAAGCGTGTTTGTACTCTACACCACTTCCTGTGCCAACAACTTCGCATTGAAAAGCAAAAGGAAGACGGTGACTGGCTCCGATATCATATCGGCGATGGAGGAGATGGAATTCGAGAGTTTCATCGACACACTCAGTGGAAACCTGGAACAGTTCCGTCAAGGGAAGACGAAAAAGGACGCTAACCGAGCTAAAAAGCAACAAGGTGTTGGTGACTTGGTCTCAGCTGGCGATACCGAGATGGGAGACGATTGCGAAGTCGATCCAGGTGATGAAGCGAGCTGA